A genomic stretch from Thermomonospora umbrina includes:
- the narJ gene encoding nitrate reductase molybdenum cofactor assembly chaperone gives MRPGHETAVWQAASLLLDYPDARWAGRLPLLRRVVGALPSSSGESLGRFLAHLDVTPLTDLAADYVATFDHRRRCCPYLTYYAYGDTRKRGMALLRFKHAYRAAGVVLDDGELPDHLAVVLEFAATVDPRAGRRLLVEHRAGLEVLRLALTEDGSAWAAVLDAVSATLPALDGEGRDAVLRLAAAGPPGEEVGLAPYGAFLPDPRLREAQP, from the coding sequence ATGAGGCCCGGGCATGAGACGGCCGTCTGGCAGGCGGCCTCGTTGCTGCTCGACTACCCCGACGCGAGGTGGGCCGGCCGCCTGCCGCTGCTCCGCCGGGTCGTCGGCGCGCTGCCCTCCTCCTCTGGGGAGTCGCTCGGACGGTTCCTCGCCCATCTGGACGTCACGCCGCTGACCGACCTGGCGGCCGACTACGTGGCGACCTTCGATCACCGCAGGCGCTGCTGCCCGTACCTGACCTACTACGCGTACGGCGACACCAGGAAGCGGGGGATGGCCCTGCTGCGCTTCAAGCACGCCTATCGGGCCGCCGGGGTCGTGTTGGACGACGGGGAACTGCCGGATCACCTGGCGGTGGTGCTGGAGTTCGCCGCCACCGTCGATCCCCGGGCGGGCCGTCGTCTGCTGGTCGAACACCGCGCCGGCCTGGAGGTGCTGCGGCTCGCCCTGACCGAGGACGGGTCCGCGTGGGCGGCCGTGCTCGACGCGGTCTCGGCGACCCTGCCCGCGCTGGACGGTGAGGGCCGCGACGCCGTTCTCCGCCTGGCCGCCGCAGGCCCGCCGGGCGAGGAGGTCGGGCTCGCGCCCTACGGTGCGTTCCTCCCGGACCCGCGTCTCCGGGAGGCGCAGCCGTGA
- the narH gene encoding nitrate reductase subunit beta, whose translation MRVMAQMAMVMNLDKCIGCHTCSVTCKQAWTNRAGVEYVWFNNVETRPGEGYPRRYEDQDRWRGGWTLNRRGRLTLKGGGRLRKLLTIFANPKLPGIGDYYEPWTYDYETLTDAPLQEHSPVARPHSLLSGREMKVSWSANWDDDLGGSPGLGDRDVVLGRVSEKVSLEFQKTFMFYLPRICEHCLNPSCAASCPSGAIYKRSEDGIVLVDQDRCRGWRMCVTGCPYKKVYFNHRTGKAEKCTFCFPRVEVGIPTVCSETCVGRLRYIGLVLYDADKVLEAAATPNDTDLYEAQRRVFLDPNDPSVAAAAERAGIPRDWVEAAQRSPVYALINRYEVALPLHPEYRTMPMVWYIPPLSPVVDAVRDTGHDAEDHGNLFAAVDALRIPIGYLAELFTAGDPAPVDRVLRRLAAMRSYMRDLNVGREPDEAIPSSVGMTGESMYDMYRLLALAKYEERYVIPSAHAEDAHRLEELATECSLDYEGGPGMGGSGPFGESSGGAPPIAAENFHVLRRRQTADHPAEGGTRVNLLNWDGKGAPSGLFPPRSGKERPPR comes from the coding sequence ATGCGGGTCATGGCGCAGATGGCGATGGTGATGAACCTCGACAAGTGCATCGGCTGCCACACCTGCTCGGTCACCTGTAAGCAGGCGTGGACCAACCGCGCCGGCGTCGAGTACGTGTGGTTCAACAACGTCGAGACGCGCCCCGGGGAGGGCTACCCGCGCCGCTACGAGGACCAGGACCGCTGGCGCGGCGGCTGGACGCTCAACCGGCGCGGGCGGCTCACCCTCAAGGGCGGCGGCCGGCTGCGCAAGCTCCTGACCATCTTCGCCAATCCGAAGCTGCCCGGCATCGGCGACTACTACGAGCCGTGGACCTACGACTACGAGACCCTCACCGACGCCCCGCTCCAGGAGCACTCCCCGGTGGCCCGGCCCCACTCGCTGCTGTCCGGGCGCGAGATGAAGGTGTCCTGGTCGGCCAACTGGGACGACGACCTCGGCGGCTCGCCCGGCCTCGGCGATCGTGACGTGGTGCTCGGGAGGGTCTCCGAGAAGGTGTCGCTGGAGTTCCAGAAGACCTTCATGTTCTACCTCCCGCGCATCTGCGAGCACTGCCTCAACCCGTCGTGCGCCGCCTCCTGCCCGTCGGGTGCGATCTACAAGCGGAGCGAGGACGGCATCGTGCTGGTCGACCAGGACCGCTGCCGGGGCTGGCGCATGTGCGTGACCGGCTGCCCGTACAAGAAGGTCTACTTCAACCACCGCACCGGCAAGGCGGAGAAGTGCACGTTCTGCTTCCCGCGCGTCGAGGTCGGCATCCCCACCGTGTGCTCGGAGACCTGCGTGGGGCGGCTCCGCTACATCGGGCTGGTGCTGTACGACGCCGACAAGGTGCTGGAGGCCGCCGCCACGCCGAACGACACCGACCTGTACGAGGCGCAGCGGCGGGTGTTCCTCGATCCGAACGACCCGTCGGTGGCCGCCGCCGCCGAACGGGCCGGGATCCCCCGCGACTGGGTCGAGGCGGCGCAGCGCTCCCCGGTGTACGCCCTGATCAACCGGTACGAGGTGGCGTTGCCGCTGCATCCGGAGTACCGCACGATGCCGATGGTCTGGTACATCCCGCCGCTGTCGCCGGTCGTGGACGCGGTGCGCGACACCGGGCACGACGCCGAGGACCACGGCAACCTGTTCGCCGCCGTCGACGCGCTGCGCATCCCGATCGGCTACCTCGCCGAGTTGTTCACCGCCGGCGACCCGGCCCCCGTCGACCGGGTGCTGCGCCGCCTGGCCGCGATGCGGTCCTACATGCGCGACCTCAACGTCGGCCGCGAGCCGGACGAAGCGATCCCGTCCAGCGTGGGCATGACGGGCGAGTCCATGTACGACATGTACCGGCTGCTGGCCCTCGCCAAGTACGAGGAACGGTACGTGATCCCCTCGGCGCACGCGGAGGACGCGCACCGGCTGGAGGAGCTCGCCACCGAATGCAGCCTGGACTACGAGGGAGGCCCCGGCATGGGGGGCTCCGGGCCGTTCGGGGAGTCCTCCGGGGGAGCCCCGCCGATCGCGGCGGAGAACTTCCACGTGCTGCGGCGGCGACAGACCGCCGACCACCCGGCCGAGGGGGGCACCCGGGTCAACCTGCTGAACTGGGACGGCAAGGGTGCTCCGAGCGGACTCTTCCCACCGCGTTCCGGGAAGGAGAGGCCGCCACGATGA
- a CDS encoding nitrate reductase subunit alpha, translated as MSRRAELDGPVTDALVATRRFFTRGEVSPDLRVLQKKGGRQADDFYRGRWAHDKVVRSTHGVNCTGSCSWKVYVKDGIITWEAQETDYPSVGPDRPEYEPRGCPRGAAFSWYTYSPTRVRYPYVRGVLLEMYREARARTGDPVAAWAEIVSDPERARRYKAARGRGGLVRATWDEAVEMIAAAHVHTIKEFGPDRIAGFSPIPAMSMVSHASGARFVSLLGGAMLSFYDWYADLPVASPQVFGDQTDVPESGDWWDAGYLVMWGSNLPVTRTPDAHWMTEARYRGQKVVAVSPDYADNVKFADEWLAPRPGTDGALAMAMGHVVLKEFFVDRRVPSFTGYVKRYSDLPFLVRVEDGRPGKFLTAADLPGAEAEAENAAFKTVVLDAATRRPVVPNGSLGFRFGDSGVGRWNLDLGDVDPLLTLADDAEDAVEIELPRFDADGVLRRGVPVRKVGGHVVTTVYDLMLAQYGVRRDGLPGTWPSGYDDASQPYTPAWQEALTGVPARAAARIGREFAANAEETGGRSMIIMGAGVNHWFHADTVYRAFLALTTLTGCQGVNGGGWAHYVGQEKCRPVTGWTQLASALDWSRPARLMIQTAYWYLHTDQFRYDPFGAGAFAGATARGTLAGRTTADLIALSARLGWMPSYPTFDRNPLDLADEAEASGREVADHVVTELKAGRLRFACQDPDAPENFPRVLSVWRANPLGSSAKGDEYFLKHLLGTGSSLRAAEAPPHARPKDVVWRDEAPVGKLDLLLTLDFRMTSTTIYSDIVLPAATWYEKHDLSTTDMHPFIHAFNPAIAPPWQTRTDWDAFQSIAAAFSRLAETHLGVRKDVVAAPLLHDTPDELATPHGRVRDWAAGECEPIPGVTMPKLVVVERDYPALAARMGTLGPLAERLGGATKGVTFDFGRAVEYLKRKNGTIDGRPSLVRDVHACEAILALSGTTNGSLAVQGFRTLEKRTGIPLADLAAGREDEQITFTDTQAGPVPVITSPEWSGMETGGRRYSPFTVNVERLKPWHTLTGRQHFFLDHDWMAELGEQLPTFRPPLDMHALFGEPRLGEHGDLGVAVRYLTPHSKWSIHSEYQDNLLMLSLSRGGPTIWISDADAARIDVADNDWIEAVNRNGVVVARAVVSHRIPEGTVFMHHAQDRLIDVPLSETRTGGRRGGVHNSLTRLLIKPSHLIGGYAQLSFAFNYLGPTGNQRDEVTVIRRRSQQVTY; from the coding sequence GTGAGCCGCCGCGCGGAGCTGGACGGCCCGGTGACCGACGCGCTGGTGGCGACCCGGCGCTTCTTCACCCGGGGAGAGGTGTCGCCCGACCTGCGCGTTCTCCAGAAGAAGGGCGGCCGGCAGGCGGACGACTTCTACCGGGGCCGGTGGGCGCACGACAAGGTGGTCCGATCGACGCACGGCGTGAACTGCACCGGCTCCTGCTCGTGGAAGGTCTACGTCAAGGACGGCATCATCACCTGGGAGGCCCAGGAGACCGACTATCCGTCGGTGGGGCCCGACCGCCCGGAGTACGAGCCGCGCGGATGCCCCCGGGGTGCCGCGTTCTCCTGGTACACCTACTCGCCCACTCGGGTGCGCTACCCGTACGTGCGCGGTGTGCTGCTGGAGATGTACCGCGAGGCCAGGGCCCGGACGGGCGACCCGGTGGCAGCCTGGGCCGAGATCGTGTCCGACCCGGAACGGGCGCGCCGCTACAAGGCCGCCCGGGGGCGGGGCGGACTGGTGCGGGCGACGTGGGACGAGGCGGTCGAGATGATCGCCGCCGCCCACGTGCACACGATCAAGGAGTTCGGGCCGGACCGGATCGCGGGGTTCTCCCCGATCCCGGCGATGTCGATGGTGTCGCACGCGTCCGGCGCGCGGTTCGTGTCGCTGCTCGGCGGGGCGATGCTGTCGTTCTACGACTGGTACGCCGACCTGCCGGTGGCGTCCCCGCAGGTGTTCGGCGACCAGACGGACGTGCCCGAGTCGGGGGACTGGTGGGACGCCGGGTACCTCGTCATGTGGGGCTCGAACCTGCCCGTCACCCGCACCCCGGACGCGCACTGGATGACCGAGGCCCGCTACCGCGGCCAGAAGGTCGTCGCGGTCTCGCCCGACTACGCCGACAACGTCAAGTTCGCCGACGAGTGGCTGGCCCCGCGTCCGGGCACCGACGGGGCGTTGGCGATGGCGATGGGCCATGTGGTGCTGAAGGAGTTCTTCGTCGACCGGCGGGTGCCGTCCTTCACCGGATACGTCAAGCGGTACAGCGACCTGCCGTTCCTGGTGCGGGTGGAGGACGGGCGTCCCGGCAAGTTCCTCACCGCCGCCGACCTGCCGGGCGCTGAGGCCGAGGCCGAGAACGCGGCCTTCAAGACCGTCGTGTTGGACGCGGCGACCCGCCGTCCGGTGGTGCCGAACGGGTCCCTGGGGTTCCGCTTCGGGGACTCCGGCGTCGGGCGGTGGAACCTCGACCTCGGCGACGTCGACCCGCTGCTCACCCTGGCGGACGATGCCGAGGACGCCGTGGAGATCGAGCTCCCGAGGTTCGACGCCGACGGGGTCCTGCGCCGGGGGGTCCCCGTTCGGAAGGTCGGCGGCCACGTGGTCACCACCGTCTACGACCTCATGCTCGCCCAGTACGGGGTGCGGCGCGACGGGCTGCCGGGCACTTGGCCGTCCGGGTACGACGACGCCTCCCAGCCGTACACCCCGGCATGGCAGGAGGCCCTCACCGGTGTCCCGGCGCGAGCGGCGGCCCGGATCGGGCGGGAGTTCGCCGCCAACGCCGAGGAGACCGGCGGCCGCTCCATGATCATCATGGGGGCGGGGGTCAACCACTGGTTCCACGCCGACACCGTCTACCGGGCGTTCCTGGCGCTGACCACGCTGACCGGCTGCCAGGGCGTCAACGGCGGCGGCTGGGCGCACTACGTCGGCCAGGAGAAGTGCCGCCCGGTCACCGGCTGGACCCAGCTCGCCTCCGCGCTCGACTGGTCCCGGCCGGCCCGGCTGATGATCCAGACCGCGTACTGGTATCTGCACACCGACCAGTTCCGGTACGACCCGTTCGGGGCGGGCGCGTTCGCCGGGGCCACCGCGCGGGGGACCCTGGCGGGCCGGACGACCGCCGACCTGATCGCGCTGTCCGCCCGGCTGGGTTGGATGCCGTCCTACCCGACGTTCGACCGCAACCCGCTGGACCTGGCCGACGAGGCCGAGGCGTCCGGACGCGAGGTGGCCGACCACGTGGTGACGGAGTTGAAGGCGGGGCGGCTGCGGTTCGCCTGCCAGGACCCGGATGCCCCCGAGAACTTTCCCCGCGTCCTCAGCGTGTGGCGGGCCAACCCGCTGGGCTCCTCGGCCAAGGGTGACGAGTACTTCCTCAAGCATCTGCTGGGCACCGGCTCGTCCCTCCGTGCCGCCGAGGCCCCGCCGCACGCCCGCCCGAAGGACGTGGTGTGGCGGGACGAGGCCCCCGTGGGCAAGCTCGATCTGCTGCTGACGCTGGACTTCCGGATGACCAGCACGACGATCTACTCCGACATCGTGCTCCCGGCCGCCACCTGGTACGAGAAGCACGACCTCAGCACCACCGACATGCATCCGTTCATCCACGCGTTCAACCCGGCGATCGCCCCGCCGTGGCAGACCCGCACGGACTGGGACGCCTTCCAGTCCATCGCCGCCGCGTTCAGTCGTCTGGCCGAGACGCACCTCGGGGTCCGCAAGGACGTCGTCGCCGCGCCGCTGCTGCACGACACCCCGGACGAACTGGCCACTCCGCACGGCCGGGTCCGCGACTGGGCCGCCGGGGAATGCGAGCCCATCCCCGGCGTCACCATGCCGAAGCTCGTGGTGGTGGAACGGGACTATCCGGCGCTCGCGGCCAGGATGGGCACGCTGGGCCCGCTCGCGGAGCGGCTCGGCGGGGCCACCAAAGGGGTGACGTTCGACTTCGGCCGCGCCGTCGAGTACCTGAAGCGCAAGAACGGCACCATCGACGGCCGCCCCTCGCTGGTCCGGGACGTCCACGCCTGCGAGGCCATCCTGGCGCTGTCCGGGACCACCAACGGGAGCCTGGCCGTTCAGGGGTTCCGCACGCTGGAGAAGCGGACCGGCATCCCCCTCGCGGACCTGGCCGCCGGACGCGAGGACGAGCAGATCACCTTCACCGACACCCAGGCCGGGCCCGTCCCCGTCATCACCTCGCCCGAATGGTCGGGCATGGAGACCGGGGGCCGCCGTTACTCGCCGTTCACCGTCAACGTCGAGCGGCTCAAGCCCTGGCACACCCTCACCGGACGGCAGCACTTCTTCCTCGACCACGACTGGATGGCCGAGCTGGGGGAGCAGCTCCCGACGTTCCGGCCCCCGCTGGACATGCACGCCCTCTTCGGCGAGCCCCGCCTCGGCGAGCACGGCGACCTGGGGGTCGCGGTCCGCTACCTGACGCCGCACAGCAAATGGTCGATCCACTCCGAGTACCAGGACAACCTGCTGATGCTGTCGCTGTCGCGCGGCGGCCCCACGATCTGGATCAGCGACGCCGACGCCGCCCGGATCGACGTCGCCGACAACGACTGGATCGAGGCCGTCAACCGCAACGGCGTCGTCGTCGCCCGCGCCGTCGTGTCCCACCGGATCCCCGAGGGCACCGTCTTCATGCACCACGCCCAGGACCGGCTCATCGACGTCCCGCTCAGCGAGACCCGGACCGGCGGGCGGCGCGGCGGCGTGCACAACTCGCTGACCCGGCTGCTCATCAAGCCCAGCCACCTCATCGGCGGCTACGCCCAGCTCTCGTTCGCCTTCAACTACCTGGGGCCCACCGGCAACCAGCGCGACGAGGTCACCGTCATCCGCCGCCGCTCCCAGCAGGTGACCTACTGA
- a CDS encoding MFS transporter — MAEARRAPGIGARPWIMLLTATVGFAVNFWAWALLSPLGPRFQDELRLSSFEQALLVAVPVVVGSVGRIPIGALTDRFGGRVMFPAVSAATVVPVLYLGLWGQSSLASLLIGGFFLGVGGTAFAVGVPFTSAWFPPERRGMATGVFGMGMGGTAISALTTVDMIDAWGEAAPFLVTAGLLVVYAAVAAAVLREAPGRTPPSGSPWAGMAATARLSVTWQAAALYAVSFGGYVAFSVYLPTYLKTAYGLQQADAADRMAGFVLLAVVMRPIGGWLSDRVGAVRVLVVTFAVVTVAAAVQAFTPSLAPVGTIAFLSLAAALGAGSGATFALVAQLVPGGKVGSVTGMVGAAGGLGGFVPPLLMGSIYGANGSYALGLVLLAIVAAATGVFTATVVQRAVAARRSPEKAGAR; from the coding sequence ATGGCTGAGGCACGGCGGGCGCCGGGGATCGGCGCACGGCCGTGGATCATGCTGTTGACGGCCACGGTCGGGTTCGCCGTCAACTTCTGGGCGTGGGCGCTGCTCAGCCCGCTCGGTCCGCGCTTCCAGGACGAACTGCGCCTGAGCTCGTTCGAGCAGGCGCTGTTGGTGGCGGTGCCCGTGGTGGTCGGCTCCGTCGGCCGCATCCCGATCGGGGCGCTGACCGACAGGTTCGGGGGCCGGGTGATGTTCCCCGCCGTGTCGGCCGCGACCGTCGTCCCGGTGCTGTACCTGGGCCTGTGGGGGCAGTCGTCGCTCGCGTCGTTGCTGATCGGCGGGTTCTTCCTGGGGGTGGGCGGCACCGCGTTCGCCGTCGGGGTGCCGTTCACCAGCGCGTGGTTCCCGCCCGAGCGGCGCGGCATGGCGACCGGCGTCTTCGGCATGGGGATGGGCGGCACCGCCATCAGCGCCCTGACCACCGTCGACATGATCGACGCCTGGGGCGAGGCGGCCCCGTTCCTGGTGACCGCCGGGCTGCTGGTCGTGTACGCGGCGGTGGCGGCGGCGGTGCTGCGCGAGGCGCCGGGACGCACGCCGCCGTCCGGATCTCCGTGGGCGGGGATGGCGGCCACCGCCCGGCTGTCGGTGACCTGGCAGGCGGCGGCGCTGTACGCGGTGTCGTTCGGCGGGTACGTCGCGTTCTCGGTGTACCTGCCCACCTACCTGAAGACCGCGTACGGGCTGCAGCAGGCGGACGCGGCCGACCGGATGGCCGGGTTCGTGCTGCTGGCGGTCGTGATGCGCCCGATCGGCGGCTGGCTGTCGGACCGGGTGGGCGCGGTGCGGGTGCTCGTGGTGACGTTCGCGGTGGTGACCGTGGCGGCGGCCGTCCAGGCGTTCACGCCCTCGCTGGCACCCGTGGGGACGATCGCGTTCCTGTCCCTGGCGGCGGCGCTGGGCGCGGGCAGCGGGGCCACGTTCGCCCTGGTCGCGCAACTCGTCCCGGGCGGCAAGGTGGGTTCGGTGACCGGGATGGTGGGCGCGGCCGGCGGTCTGGGCGGGTTCGTGCCGCCGTTGCTGATGGGCTCGATCTACGGCGCGAACGGCTCGTACGCCCTCGGGCTGGTCCTGCTGGCGATCGTGGCCGCCGCGACCGGCGTGTTCACCGCCACCGTCGTCCAGAGGGCCGTGGCCGCCCGGCGCTCCCCGGAGAAGGCGGGCGCGCGGTGA
- a CDS encoding CapA family protein, with the protein MDITLALAGDTMLGRDVADRLAAASPRSLFSDAVRDRFMSADLAVLNLECCISTRGDPWESPGKMFHFRAPPAAAESLAWLGVDCVTLANNHALDFGPDALADTREHLAENGIEAVGAGADPQEARAAVILEARGVRVAVLGVTDHPADFAVGARHPGVAYADLLAGVPDWLARQIGELRRRADVVLVTPHWGPNMTAEPLAYVRKAAAELLAAGATLIAGHSAHVFHGVDGPVLYDLGDFIDDYAVDAGLRNDLGLMFLVTLDERGPREVTAVPLALDYCRTRPADENERVFIRERLIAASAEFGTTVEEHDGLYTLHTGVPAH; encoded by the coding sequence ATGGACATCACGCTGGCGCTGGCGGGCGACACGATGCTGGGACGCGACGTGGCGGACCGGCTGGCCGCCGCCTCCCCGCGCTCCCTGTTCTCCGACGCGGTCCGCGACCGCTTCATGTCGGCCGACCTGGCGGTGCTCAACCTGGAGTGCTGCATCTCGACCCGGGGCGATCCATGGGAGTCGCCGGGCAAGATGTTCCACTTCCGCGCCCCGCCGGCGGCGGCGGAGTCACTGGCCTGGCTGGGCGTCGACTGCGTCACCCTGGCCAACAACCACGCCCTGGACTTCGGGCCCGACGCCCTCGCCGACACCCGCGAGCACCTGGCCGAGAACGGGATCGAGGCGGTGGGCGCCGGCGCGGACCCGCAGGAGGCCAGGGCCGCCGTCATCCTGGAGGCCCGCGGCGTGCGGGTGGCGGTGCTGGGCGTGACCGACCACCCCGCGGACTTCGCCGTCGGGGCCCGCCACCCCGGCGTCGCGTACGCCGACCTCCTCGCGGGCGTCCCCGACTGGCTGGCCCGGCAGATCGGAGAGCTGCGGCGGCGGGCCGACGTCGTGCTGGTGACGCCGCACTGGGGCCCCAACATGACCGCCGAGCCGCTCGCGTACGTCCGCAAGGCCGCCGCGGAGCTGCTGGCCGCCGGCGCCACCCTGATCGCCGGGCACTCCGCGCACGTCTTCCACGGCGTCGACGGTCCGGTGCTGTACGACCTCGGGGACTTCATCGACGACTACGCGGTGGACGCCGGGCTCCGCAACGATCTGGGCCTGATGTTCCTGGTCACTCTGGACGAACGGGGTCCGCGGGAGGTGACGGCGGTGCCGTTGGCCCTGGACTACTGCCGTACCCGGCCGGCCGACGAGAACGAACGGGTCTTCATCCGCGAACGCCTCATCGCCGCCTCCGCCGAGTTCGGCACCACCGTCGAGGAGCACGACGGCCTCTACACCCTGCACACCGGCGTCCCGGCCCACTGA
- a CDS encoding ABC-F family ATP-binding cassette domain-containing protein, protein MGHVEVSRVTYTLPDGRPLLRDVSFRVGENVKAALVGPNGAGKTTLLRMVAGELAPAEGTVTTSGGLGVLRQFVPADRTIGDLLLSVAPERIRAATRALAEAEARLGDDEPGQLVYAQAINDYADAGGYDIEVVWDACTTVALGLPYDAVRDRKAGTLSGGEQKRLMLEALLRGPDQVLLLDEPDNYLDVRGKQWLEERLRAAAKTVLLVSHDRRLLAEAADRIVTVESRNVWVHGGGFATYAQARRDRAARLDELRRTWDAEHARLKELVRTLRQRAAGNDAVASSYQAARTRLARFEEAGPPQASPRAQNVRMRLRGGRTGKRALTCEDLELTGLMKPFRLEVGYGERVAVLGSNGSGKSRFLRLLAGLPVPHRGTARLGARVVPGHFVQTHVRPDLRGRTPAEIITTGFGTTLNDAMRALARYELAPAGRRPFETLSGGQQARLQILLLELSGCTLLLLDEPTDNLDLASAEALQEGLAGFEGTVLAVTHDRWFAADFDRYLIFGADGELRETDEPFWG, encoded by the coding sequence ATGGGGCATGTCGAGGTGAGCCGGGTGACCTACACGTTGCCGGACGGCCGTCCGCTGCTCCGCGACGTGTCGTTCCGGGTCGGCGAGAACGTGAAGGCGGCGCTGGTCGGCCCCAACGGAGCGGGCAAGACCACCCTGCTCCGAATGGTCGCCGGGGAGTTGGCGCCCGCCGAGGGCACGGTGACGACGTCGGGCGGGCTCGGCGTCCTACGGCAGTTCGTCCCGGCCGACCGGACGATCGGCGACCTGCTGCTGTCGGTAGCGCCGGAACGGATCCGCGCCGCCACCCGGGCCCTCGCCGAGGCGGAGGCGAGGCTCGGGGACGACGAGCCCGGCCAACTGGTCTACGCGCAGGCGATCAACGACTACGCCGACGCCGGCGGCTACGACATCGAGGTGGTGTGGGACGCCTGCACCACCGTCGCGCTCGGCCTTCCCTACGACGCCGTACGGGATCGCAAGGCGGGCACGCTGTCCGGCGGGGAGCAGAAGCGGCTCATGCTGGAGGCCCTGCTCCGGGGCCCCGATCAGGTCCTCCTGTTGGACGAGCCCGACAACTACCTGGACGTGCGGGGCAAGCAGTGGCTGGAGGAGCGCCTGAGGGCCGCCGCCAAGACCGTCCTGTTGGTCTCGCACGACCGTCGGTTGCTGGCCGAGGCCGCCGACCGCATCGTGACCGTGGAGTCGCGGAACGTCTGGGTGCACGGCGGCGGCTTCGCCACGTACGCGCAGGCACGGCGCGACAGGGCGGCCCGGCTGGACGAGCTGCGCCGCACCTGGGACGCCGAGCACGCCCGCCTGAAGGAGTTGGTGCGGACGTTGCGGCAGCGGGCGGCGGGCAACGACGCGGTGGCGTCCTCCTACCAGGCCGCCCGTACGCGGCTGGCCCGCTTCGAGGAGGCCGGGCCCCCGCAGGCGTCGCCGCGCGCCCAGAACGTACGGATGCGGCTGCGCGGCGGCCGTACCGGAAAGCGTGCCCTGACCTGCGAAGACCTGGAGCTGACCGGCCTGATGAAGCCGTTCCGGCTGGAGGTCGGCTACGGCGAACGGGTCGCGGTGCTGGGGTCCAACGGCTCGGGCAAGTCTCGGTTCCTCCGACTGCTGGCGGGGCTGCCCGTGCCGCACCGGGGCACGGCGAGGCTGGGGGCGAGGGTCGTCCCCGGCCACTTCGTGCAGACCCATGTCCGACCCGACCTGCGGGGACGCACCCCGGCGGAGATCATCACGACCGGGTTCGGGACGACCTTGAACGACGCGATGCGCGCCTTGGCCCGCTATGAGCTGGCCCCCGCCGGTCGGCGGCCGTTCGAGACCCTGTCCGGGGGGCAGCAGGCGCGGCTGCAGATCCTGCTGCTGGAGTTGTCGGGCTGCACGCTGCTGCTTCTCGACGAGCCGACCGACAATCTGGACCTGGCCAGTGCGGAGGCTTTGCAGGAGGGGCTGGCGGGGTTTGAGGGGACGGTGTTGGCGGTCACGCACGACCGCTGGTTCGCCGCCGACTTCGACCGGTATCTGATCTTCGGGGCCGACGGGGAGTTGCGCGAGACGGACGAGCCGTTCTGGGGGTGA
- a CDS encoding TetR/AcrR family transcriptional regulator has product MVKRAAGGVWLRPGRSQRNDPPLSRERIVAEAVALLDEEGIGRLTMRRLAERLDTGSTTLYWHVATKDDVLDLALDAVFGEAAVPDGTSGDWRADVTAMMTAWRAAMLRHPWTGVLLGRPLMGPNVLERTEFLHAALTRAGLTGAHLTAAAYALSHYVIGSAMTQAAWRDHDEAATDEAVAAHLSTHRDHYPTLAAQGLPTGGGWDTSFDHGLDYLLDGIAARLASG; this is encoded by the coding sequence ATGGTCAAGCGTGCAGCGGGCGGGGTGTGGCTCCGGCCCGGGCGATCACAGCGGAACGACCCTCCGCTGTCCCGGGAGCGGATCGTGGCCGAGGCGGTGGCGCTGCTCGACGAGGAGGGCATCGGACGGCTCACGATGCGCCGCCTGGCCGAGCGGCTCGACACCGGCTCCACCACGCTCTACTGGCATGTCGCCACCAAGGACGACGTCCTCGATCTGGCGCTCGACGCCGTGTTCGGTGAGGCGGCGGTGCCCGACGGGACCTCGGGCGACTGGCGGGCGGACGTGACGGCGATGATGACGGCCTGGCGCGCGGCCATGCTCCGGCACCCGTGGACCGGCGTCCTGCTGGGTCGGCCGTTGATGGGGCCGAACGTCCTGGAGCGCACCGAGTTCCTGCACGCCGCCCTCACCCGCGCCGGGCTCACGGGGGCCCACCTCACGGCGGCGGCGTACGCCCTGTCGCACTACGTCATCGGGTCGGCGATGACCCAGGCCGCCTGGCGCGACCACGACGAGGCCGCCACGGACGAGGCCGTCGCGGCCCACCTGAGCACCCACCGCGATCACTACCCGACCCTCGCCGCGCAGGGCCTTCCCACCGGAGGCGGCTGGGACACGAGCTTCGACCACGGCCTCGACTACCTGCTCGACGGCATCGCGGCCAGGCTCGCGTCGGGCTAG
- a CDS encoding FBP domain-containing protein: protein MKPVTEHDVRTSFVNCSKGEAKRLHLPKDFADLPWPDLDFLGWRDPGAPGRAYVVAEHGNRLVGVALRAASGAARGFTSRSMCSLCLTTHGSTGVALMAARRRGDPDRYASVGQYLCADLACSLYLRGQRRTSVGADYDESLTLEEKVARTRANLHAFLDRVTRP from the coding sequence ATGAAGCCGGTGACCGAGCACGACGTCCGCACGTCGTTCGTCAACTGCTCCAAGGGGGAGGCCAAGCGCCTGCACCTCCCCAAGGACTTCGCCGACCTGCCCTGGCCCGACCTCGACTTCCTCGGATGGCGAGATCCCGGGGCGCCGGGTCGCGCCTACGTCGTCGCCGAACACGGGAACCGGCTGGTCGGGGTCGCGCTGCGGGCGGCCTCCGGCGCGGCGCGGGGCTTCACCTCGCGCAGCATGTGCTCCCTGTGCCTGACCACGCACGGAAGCACCGGCGTGGCGTTGATGGCGGCGCGCCGGCGCGGCGATCCCGACCGGTACGCCTCGGTCGGGCAGTACCTGTGCGCCGACCTGGCCTGCTCCCTCTACCTGCGCGGCCAGCGGCGGACCTCGGTGGGCGCGGACTACGACGAGTCCCTCACCCTGGAGGAGAAGGTCGCCCGCACGCGCGCCAACCTCCATGCCTTCCTGGACAGGGTGACCCGCCCCTAG